The DNA sequence ATGTCACATTTAGTTATTCTATTTCCATAAGGTagccaataaaaatgtttacgttTTAGATCGAAGTTCTTTCCAAGATCAtcaacgaaatatttttgtgaagtGATCGATCGTATAATGACTCATCGCAAGAAAGAGAACATCAGAAGAAATGACCTTATTGATTGTTTGATCAAAATTGAGAGAGAGAGTGAAGAAAATAATGAGAGTAATGTTACTTTTGATCTTTACTAAAAATAGTGATCATGGGGATCATGGGAATGTTCCAATCAATTGAAAGTGTGTGTggttttttttagaattaccTAACGGTATGATAGCGGCTCAGGCAGCCATTCTTCTTCTTGGTGGATTTGATACATCAGCTATGACCCTTACATATGCTATTTATGAGATCGCTCACTGTCCCGATATACAGGTCAATCAATACTCTACATAACATTTTGAtgcatttgaataaaaacataatacaatttttcacATTTTCCATTTTAGGAAAAGTTATATCGAGAACTTTTAAAAGCAAAGGAACGTTACGGCAATGAAGACTTTGACATGCAGACATTAGGAGAAATGACTTACATGAACTGCGTTATACAAGGTACCAAAAACACCGAATTAACATATCTGAAGTTAATCCGTggattgtattaaatatacacgtgTCTATTATCCAGAAACACTTCGGAAATATGCTGCCATGACCTGGTTGGACAGGATAGCGCAGTCTGATTATAAAATCGACGACACGCTGACCATCCAAGGCGGTACCCCTGTGTATATCAACATACTCGGCATGCACTATGACCCCGAATACTTCCCAGACCCATATACATTTAATCCCGACAGATTCTTACCAGAGAATAATACCAACATAAAACCTTACACGTTCATGCCCTTCGGAGAGGGACCCAGAAGTTGTATTGGTATATATTTGGACTATTTTTTTAGCATAGAATAATCATAATTCAGCATTcgattaatgaaattattttttctaaggtAAAAGGTTCGGATACATGACGATGCGTACCGCTTTGGCTGCGTTGTTTCTAAACTACGAAATATTCCCTTTACCCAACACGCCTACCCCCGCCCAGACTAAGATTGACCCGTATAGCATGTTCTATACTCCTGGAGAAAAACTTCGTGTAGAATTTGTTCCTAGaaacaagtaaaaattatttagttaggCTGATATAAGTTAATTCGTTCACAATTGTTTgcttataaaacaatactttttgttaatatttttgtaatagtgACAATTGAATCTAATAGCACAgacgaattttataaaaaaaaaaattataacaattgtatcatatatattaacaattgtTGTTTAAGtatgaaaattatactttCATCTCATCctaacatacataaaataaataaagtaacgaCCTTCAGAGTTCACTGATATCGCCTCCTCTATAATTCTTCATACGTTTCTATAACCGTAAAATACACACAGTAATCCGAACATCCTCCGCTAATCACTCACGCGTCACTTCGACCGAAGCGCCCTCTACCAACTTCAACGACAACCTAGACACGTGTGAAGTGCGGCCAATCTAAAATCATGAAATATCATTTCATTTCcagtattaatttgtttattggcAAATTCTCTTACTGAGGTTTACTCGATACTTCTTATATAAGACGGCAGCTGACATAACGAACATATGAGAGTCTTTGGTAGTAACACCAAACACACAACTTTGATCACCACCAGACACAGGACACCCTCAATAATACTCACAAACACCTGCATATTCTCCAAGTATCTCGAATACTACTACTTTCAAAGATAAACAGCGCCGGAACCATTTATACTGAtactttataagtaaaacatgTAGAGTGAAACATGTAGAGTTAGCCAACggttactgaaaatattttttgttataattaatttataattccgAACTACTAttttttccaataatttacaaaacaaaacgtCTAGTGTTGTACaagaaagttaatataaattgaagatATATTGGCACCGTTCAAAAAGCGAAGTTATTCTTATTATGTGTTATTTCTGGTCCCCATCTTTTATATCCAATTCATTTCATAAATCACAGTAGCAGAGTTATCTTCATAAATTGAATTTGGGATAAAGGGTTTGTGACCAAATACTAATTCATAGGGAGTGAATTTGGTAGTCGTATGTGCGGTAGTGTTGTATGTAAGGTTGGATGTGTATACGTAAGTCTGCCAGTGGTCTTGGTTTTCATTGATaaaggattttaaatattcttttaaagtgAATGACTGCGCTCCAAAGCTCCTTGAGTTTGGGGATGATAAGGTGATGACCAAAGCTGTTTTATTTTGAGGAATTTACATATGTTCTTAAAAAGATCGGATGTAAAAATTTGTGCCTTGATCAGTTAGTATAGTTTTTGGGATACCGATAAGAGATATAAAATGGATAAGACAGTCACTGGTTTCTTCGGCTGAAGTGCTACGTATTGGATATGATATTGGGTTTTGCTTTGTTGGAACAGTTCGTTGGAAGTGGTCGTGTTgcaaattcttaaaaatattttaaaattatttaaaatttcgccAGCCAAAAGTGTTTCTAATTATCAAGGATGTAACAGTGATttcgtattaaataataattattaaattgatactAATATCTTTGTGTTTATAGTGAAGAACAAGTTAAGGTGCATAGGCGTCAGCGAAGCTCCCCTCACCCCCTCGAGCAAAGAGTACGGctgctatttttttattttttattttttttttggtcgctcctaaaatttacatttacgaTGAACCTACAGCGAACGCCACCCAGTAACATATTGATAAGCGGTAGTGAAAGCGCAAGCGGGTCAGTACccaatttatctatatatgaTCACGAAAGtgcattcattaatataaactcaAGAAAACGCAAAGAACGTTCTGAGATATTTGATTACCAAAAAGAccaacaaaattttcataggGACATTACCTCATTGTTAGAAAAATTCGGCCAAAATCAATACGAAAACTTGATTATGATAAAAGAAGAAATACAcacgataaaaaataaaataaaaattatccaaTCTAGTAACGAAAAccttatacaataatttaatcaaataaatttgaaaatagaaaaaaaaaataaattaagttatactGGAACTCAAAATAAGGTTAAAGCTTTGGAAGATGAAATAACTATAATCAAAAATCAAAAGTGTACATGTTTCTTAACACCAACCTCGCTTCCGCTCGTGAATGAAAACCTAATCCTCGAAGTTAAGGATCATTTCGAAcgcgaaaaaaatatcataatggTGGGTATTTCCGAAAAAATTGATAACAGCTGTAAAAATAGGCGTCAACATGATGAGACTAAAATAATAGATCTAATATCACCACTTTATGATAACTGTCCTAAACCAATTAAAACAATGCGCCTGGGAAAATAAATTCCTAATAAGTCGCGAcctataaaagtattttttaataatacgaaCATCCCAAAATACCTTCTCTGCAACTAGCACAAATTACCGGatggcataaaaaatatatatcctgATCCCACACAAAAACTATTCATGCAACAGTTGAGACACGAATTGCTCACACACACACGAACTGCTAATGGCGAGAAAGatcttattataaagtatatatatatatatatatatattaaagtgaaacaaacagcatattttatattacataaaacttataaacctTAAATAACACACATGCCAATACAGTTtccacaaataattaatctacaagtgaacatatatataaaagagataaaacaggtaaattaaatgtatggtaattaaaaaaaaaacaaaaaaattaaaatagcaagtgtaaaaatgtatataaaccaAACTTATATCatgtgaaatatgaaaaaggaaaaaaaaaaagttaataacaaatcttaatctaattatttttaagtatcgaGTTAAACTTACTGAGACCGCTGCTGAACAAGTCTATGtggttatatttatcattatagtTGCTACACGATCttactataaaactatttttgtaataatttgttttttgattTGGAGTTGCGAAAGTGGCTTTGTACCGAGCACTTAAGCGAggatagttaaataatattttatttaggagATAAGGCGAATCTATAAggctgttaataattttaaatagaaacaattGGTCTCTATGTTCTCGTCTAGTTTTCAAGGACAGTGAAGTAGGCAAATTGTgaccaaatttatattttaattttttaagaaatttattttgaattgtttCGATTGCTTGAATATACTTAGCATAACATGGATTCCATACAGTCGATGCATATTCCAAGTGTGACCGAACGTAAgcattataaagtataatgtGTGTATTAGGGTTCCTAAAGTCAGTACCTTGCCTTGAGATGAAGCCCAACATTTGGTAagattttaaagtaactttttCAATATGCTTATCGAACACGAGTTGGCTATCAAGGTGTACACCAAGATCCCGTACCTCAGTTACCCTTCGCAATTTAATACCAAACATTGAATAACTGAAAGaatgttgcattttttttcttgaaaatgttataatacaaCATTTAGCCAAATTTAGTTGTAAACCATTAGATTTGCAGTACTGTCCTAACCTATTTAGATCAT is a window from the Danaus plexippus chromosome 19, MEX_DaPlex, whole genome shotgun sequence genome containing:
- the LOC133319384 gene encoding cytochrome P450 6k1-like — encoded protein: MFSGVLLFTSLVIIFGLLYIKWRQVSRYWSDRGVFYLAPNPFLGSLNFLLRENAALWVIRMYEQCRRPYMGIWLIWKPALLINCPNLARKILNQDFVNFRDRHISSGTTDPVGSLNLFTVKDPLWSNIRSKITGIFTNAKLKSHQDYTRSKAKELVQRIQNDGYTVLHLKDLMVDYTTDVIGTFAFGVDSKATLTGEGPLRDITRDFIKLSLYRGLSMFSIFFWPEVTDIFRSKFFPRSSTKYFCEVIDRIMTHRKKENIRRNDLIDCLIKIERESEENNEKLPNGMIAAQAAILLLGGFDTSAMTLTYAIYEIAHCPDIQEKLYRELLKAKERYGNEDFDMQTLGEMTYMNCVIQETLRKYAAMTWLDRIAQSDYKIDDTLTIQGGTPVYINILGMHYDPEYFPDPYTFNPDRFLPENNTNIKPYTFMPFGEGPRSCIGKRFGYMTMRTALAALFLNYEIFPLPNTPTPAQTKIDPYSMFYTPGEKLRVEFVPRNK